A single window of Nicotiana sylvestris chromosome 3, ASM39365v2, whole genome shotgun sequence DNA harbors:
- the NSCENP-C gene encoding uncharacterized protein LOC104228251, whose protein sequence is MANEAPTSGPVDPLHGLVGLSLFPKTIRVCTDVSVDPKNLESVHNFMKSLETKSSAKLFEEARAIVDNAAELLNTKCMGVDGDLAMKGKEQPKERRPGLGRRKPRFSFKPSTSQPPPVILGSTLESLDMDQLEDPVDFFAAAERWEEAEKELKRLKGISINDDVNDPPANARRRRPGILNKSVRYKHRFSSIQSENDDAFISSQKTLGSDTRACQNSQLPEELPGLNVELQEADSPGSLEKTEINGILNELLSSNGEDLIGEMALSNLQERLGIKPIELGPLCIPEFPMTGKVDGKAFGERIRKPWKFSQDIRDLVKSATEGTASTRRQHEESPTNNLASPTPPKSPHASLSLLKQKIFRSNPLRDPFSPLNIDLYNNDSQSDHPPGWSMKMNPQCISNNAGPTESHGETENIAGSDDTNIMVPLSGSDFSHEQLMENDSGKDNVKTGSNGSQSGEELENGYDIEINTDINLNMRNMDSHYESDALDKVKDVSVVNDVSKDQQGLETESYFSCQKMQDGEVLAETLSSPQAQGEADDTHNCSVETVAADFGSFEIDGQVDDMPPQRANSAEQDHHFEDSVKDVTSDQLSSVAVEVHSTEVRSKLPDMSPQHHAKAKDKQPKAKRPAGGRRESKALRSRPSLADAGTSFQDGVRRSKRMKTRPLEYWKGERLLYGWINDSLKLVGVKYLSPGKGSVKVESYISDDYKDLVESAARY, encoded by the exons GAAACTAAGAGTTCTGCGAAGCTCTTTGAAGAGGCCAGGGCCATTGTTGATAATGCTGCGGAACTTTTGAACACAAAATGTATGGGCGTTGATGGGGATCTTGCCATGAAGGGCAAGGAGCAGCCCAAAGAGAGAAGACCAGGCCTTGGTCGCAGAAAGCCTCGGTTTTCTTTCAAGCCTAGTACAAG TCAACCTCCTCCTGTCATATTGGGTTCTACATTAGAGTCTTTAGACATGGATCAACTGGAAGATCCAGTGGATTTTTTTGCAGCTGCTGAAAGGTGGGAAG AAGCTGAAAAGGAACTGAAGAGACTGAAAGGCATCAGTATCAATGACGATGTGAATGATCCACCCGCCAATGCACGCCGTCGTCGACCAGGCATCTTGAA CAAATCGGTGAGGTACAAGCACCGCTTCTCATCCATCCAGTCTGAGAATGATGATGCATTTATATCATCTCAAAAGACATTGGGGAGTGATACTCGGGCTTGCCAGAATTCTCAGTTGCCAGAAGAGCTTCCTGGCCTCAATGTTGAACTACAAGAAGCAGATTCTCCAG GGTCACTAGAGAAAACAGAAATCAATGGTATTTTGAATGAATTATTGTCTAGTAATGGCGAAGATCTAATTGGGGAGATGGCATTATCCAATTTGCAGGAGCGGTTGGGGATCAAGCCAATTGAACTAGGCCCCTTATGTATTCCTGAGTTCCCTATGACTGGGAAAGTAGATGGTAAGGCTTTTGGAGAGAGGATTCGGAAGCCTTGGAAGTTTTCACAGGACATACGGGATCTTGTTAAAAGTGCAACTGAGGGAACTGCTTCCACTCGCAGACAACATGAAGAAAGTCCCACCAATAATTTAGCATCACCCACTCCGCCAAAAAGTCCACATGCTTCATTGTCTTTGTTAAAACAGAAAATTTTTCGGTCAAATCCACTGAGAGATCCTTTTTCGCCTCTAAACATTGATCTGTATAACAATGATTCACAATCAGACCATCCACCAGGTTGGTCTATGAAGATGAACCCGCAATGTATAAGTAATAATGCTGGACCTACTGAATCCCATGGCGAGACAGAAAACATTGCTGGTTCTGACGATACGAATATTATGGTTCCTTTAAGTGGTTCAGACTTTTCACATGAGCAGTTGATGGAAAACGATTCAGGCAAAGATAATGTAAAAACTGGGTCAAATGGATCTCAATCTGGAGAGGAGCTAGAAAATGGTTATGATATTGAGATCAATACTGACATCAACTTGAATATGAGAAATATGGATTCCCACTACGAGTCTGATGCGCTTGATAAAGTGAAAGATGTTTCAGTTGTAAATGATGTTTCGAAGGATCAGCAAGGGCTTGAGACTGAATCTTACTTTAGCTGTCAAAAGATGCAGGACGGAGAAGTGCTTGCAGAAACACTATCTTCTCCTCAAGCACAAGGAGAAGCTGATGATACACACAATTGTTCCGTTGAAACAGTTGCTGCGGATTTTGGATCATTTGAAATTGATGGGCAG GTTGACGATATGCCACCACAAAGAGCAAATTCTGCAGAACAAGATCACCACTTTGAGGATTCTGTCAAAGATGTAACTAGTG ATCAATTGAGCTCAGTTGCAGTTGAAGTCCATTCTACAGAAGTCAGATCTAAATTGCCAGATATGAGCCCTCAGCATCATGCCAAG GCAAAAGATAAACAACCGAAAGCAAAACGACCTGCTGGCGGAAGGCGTGAAAGTAAAGCTCTTCGTTCTAGGCCAAGTCTAGCAG ATGCTGGCACGTCATTTCAAGATGGGGTTAGACGAAGCAAACGAATGAAGACAAGGCCTTTGGAATATTGGAAAGGCGAAAGGTTATTATATGGATGGATTAATGATA GTCTGAAGCTAGTTGGGGTGAAATACCTATCTCCAGGAAAGGGATCTGTAAAAGTGGAGTCTTACATCTCTGATGATTACAAAGATCTGGTTGAATCAGCAGCTCGCTATTAA